A single genomic interval of Zunongwangia sp. HGR-M22 harbors:
- a CDS encoding NAD(P)-dependent oxidoreductase, with the protein MLKFAIIREEKTPPDRRVVFSPKHLKKAKDQFPEAQFKVQTSAIRIFKDQEYQNEGFQVSDDISNCEVMIGVKEVPIESLIPNKKYLFFSHTIKKQPYNRDLLKAILDKNIELFDHEVITSESGIRLIGFGRYAGLVGAYNGFRAIGLKNEIFNLPKADDLPDLNAMLAELDKIKVPNLKIVLTGSGKVARGAKEILDHLKIRQAEVTEYLASEFQEPVYCHIDVLDYNKRLDGKEGNIPEFFKNPELYESDFWRFAVSSDFFIAGHFYGQGAPVFFTKEEAKTPNFRIKYIADISCDIAKPIPSTIRASTIADPIYGYDPKTEKETDYKNPEAITVMAVDNLPCELPKDASEGFGEMFLEHVLPAFFNNDKNGILERARMTKDGKLTPRYSYLQDFVS; encoded by the coding sequence ATGCTCAAATTCGCTATCATTCGAGAAGAAAAAACACCACCAGATCGTCGTGTAGTATTCTCCCCAAAACATCTCAAAAAAGCAAAAGATCAATTTCCCGAAGCTCAATTTAAGGTCCAGACTTCAGCTATTCGAATATTTAAAGACCAAGAATATCAAAACGAAGGATTTCAGGTTTCAGACGATATTAGTAATTGTGAGGTGATGATTGGTGTAAAAGAAGTGCCGATAGAAAGTTTAATTCCGAATAAAAAATATCTTTTCTTTTCCCATACCATCAAAAAGCAACCTTATAATCGTGATTTATTAAAGGCGATTTTGGATAAAAACATCGAGCTTTTTGATCACGAGGTGATTACCAGTGAAAGCGGAATACGACTTATTGGTTTTGGACGTTACGCGGGGTTGGTTGGAGCTTATAATGGATTTCGAGCGATCGGACTCAAAAACGAAATTTTCAATTTACCAAAAGCTGACGATCTTCCAGATCTAAATGCAATGTTGGCCGAATTAGATAAAATTAAAGTTCCGAATTTAAAAATAGTACTCACCGGTAGCGGAAAAGTAGCCCGTGGCGCTAAAGAAATTTTAGATCACCTAAAAATACGACAAGCTGAGGTTACCGAATATTTAGCTTCAGAATTTCAAGAGCCGGTTTATTGCCATATCGATGTGTTAGATTATAACAAACGCTTGGATGGCAAAGAAGGTAATATTCCAGAATTTTTTAAAAATCCCGAGTTGTACGAATCAGATTTTTGGCGTTTTGCAGTAAGTAGCGATTTCTTTATCGCAGGCCATTTTTATGGGCAGGGCGCTCCTGTGTTTTTCACAAAAGAAGAGGCGAAAACCCCTAATTTCAGAATAAAATATATTGCAGATATTTCCTGTGATATTGCCAAACCAATCCCCAGTACCATACGTGCTTCCACAATCGCCGATCCTATTTATGGTTATGACCCTAAAACCGAAAAGGAAACCGATTACAAAAATCCTGAAGCAATTACGGTAATGGCGGTCGATAATTTGCCCTGCGAATTGCCAAAAGACGCCAGTGAAGGTTTTGGCGAAATGTTTTTAGAACATGTGTTACCGGCATTTTTTAATAATGATAAAAACGGAATTTTAGAACGCGCAAGAATGACCAAAGATGGCAAACTAACCCCTAGATACAGCTACCTACAGGATTTTGTGAGCTAA
- a CDS encoding family 43 glycosylhydrolase, whose protein sequence is MQNKSYLSSIAIFIISLSLIQCKQAAEEKQTGDQLKESPETVMINNPVVDGDFADPSIVKYEGKCYIYATIDPWGGEELGVLESSDFKNWEQKHIEWPTKTLCTSPTSNDSKVWAPSVIQGKDGKFYMYISVGSEVWAGVSEHPLGPWKNMKEDNSPLIKGDMFPEYHMIDAEVFIDDDKQVYLYWGSGLNWVNGHCFVVKLEDDMKSFNKEEIKDVTPPNYFEAPLMLKENGKYYLMYSDGKCTNETYKVRYAIGDTPYGPWKEGENSPVLTTSEDKTTLGPGHHTVFKEGDQHYILYHRIKNNEDELFRELAIDSLNFDNNGKIKKVNPSGVVFSKM, encoded by the coding sequence ATGCAAAATAAATCTTATTTAAGTTCCATTGCGATATTTATAATATCGCTATCATTAATTCAGTGCAAGCAAGCTGCTGAAGAAAAACAAACCGGAGATCAGCTTAAGGAATCTCCAGAAACTGTAATGATAAACAATCCAGTAGTAGATGGTGATTTTGCAGATCCATCTATTGTTAAGTACGAAGGTAAATGCTATATTTATGCAACCATCGATCCCTGGGGCGGGGAGGAGTTAGGTGTATTAGAATCTTCAGATTTCAAAAATTGGGAACAAAAACATATAGAATGGCCTACTAAAACGCTTTGTACAAGTCCTACTTCAAATGATAGTAAAGTTTGGGCACCTTCCGTAATTCAGGGTAAAGACGGGAAGTTTTACATGTATATTTCAGTAGGAAGTGAAGTTTGGGCAGGAGTTAGTGAGCATCCACTGGGACCCTGGAAAAACATGAAAGAAGATAACTCACCACTAATTAAAGGAGATATGTTTCCTGAATATCACATGATCGATGCTGAGGTATTTATAGATGATGATAAGCAGGTGTACCTTTATTGGGGCTCGGGTTTAAATTGGGTTAATGGGCATTGCTTTGTGGTAAAGCTAGAAGACGATATGAAGAGTTTCAATAAAGAGGAAATAAAAGATGTAACCCCTCCAAATTATTTTGAAGCACCTTTAATGCTAAAAGAAAACGGCAAATACTATTTAATGTATTCTGATGGTAAATGTACTAACGAAACTTATAAAGTACGTTATGCAATTGGCGACACACCATATGGACCATGGAAAGAAGGAGAGAATAGTCCGGTATTAACTACATCAGAAGATAAAACCACTTTAGGACCTGGGCATCATACTGTTTTTAAAGAAGGTGATCAGCACTATATTCTTTACCATAGAATAAAAAATAACGAAGACGAGTTATTTAGAGAGCTTGCAATCGATAGTTTAAATTTTGATAATAACGGTAAAATAAAAAAAGTAAATCCTTCAGGTGTAGTTTTTTCGAAGATGTAA
- a CDS encoding two-component regulator propeller domain-containing protein: protein MLKYAVLFYFLFVQICFAQDLKFEHYNDTYGLSHNSVRHIVQDDNGFLWLGTFGGLNRFDGYQFTSYLSDDKGSNSLLHDDVTALEFNSQTNNLWIGTRKGLTLLDLDKQKFTTFLPDQSNAHSLPDEEIRAVYPDRQNNVWVGTKTSGLFLFNPSEEKFIKIQLSGFEYVKEIFEDSKGNLWIGSFGNVGIAKISRKEDGSIEHIRYYNLPIPNSEELNPYINFIYEDAKGDLFAGTRKGLYKFDGETNSFTNLYIEDPVIREKLGPYFLSVAKAPNGKYWLGTLGGLLVCEALEDICKGDFSWNYETLTDDSSITDNLIYSLYFDASGVLWIGTEDGLDKYDPYVNEFKISREISKFINGQAPRIRGFASTYDDKVIVATWHNGLFTHANDGVKPLNGIKENIASIYSADGIHFYCGLWDGRLLVYNYKTGFERVIDVGFKNAPILSILKYDNTLVIGSFGEGIRFINASSFTPSDIEPLLPDYDINKIKKYKDEIWVATEAGVVAYNLKTAAINKYEQITSHPEMPYDNVSDILIDEENNTIWAATRLGLARYDAKKDHFSNQEIPKSLTNRWVTDIVATPQGDLWLNQNNNSIAKYNIAQNTTKIYNVRSGNRLDIFSSNGFFNFNNESIYLAGKDGIIYFTPYQISENLFSPKPIITEFKVQNKEIIPGTKIDGHVPLQEDINKSKKVKLQYANRSFSIQFATPSFTNERLNKFQYKLEGFDKDWIETGSDVRTVQYTNLYPGDYIFKLRASNSNGIWSETSEYNIEVDHPFWLSFKGVLLILFFIGILFYFIRKQVKIRIALKRELLLEKVKRERDEKLNNDKLRFFTNISHELRTPLTLILGPVKQILDLNNQDEYLKSRANLIYQNANRLLRLVNQILDFRRAETGELKLRVRQSEILVSTRNIFNSFLEMAHAKSINLNLNVEEEQIICWIDMDKYKKVLYNLMSNAIKFTNNQGNVDLYLSYKGENNEYLFLEISDDGIGIPPESQEKIFSRFYQAENSQDNTTGTGIGLSLVKALVEIHKGSIFVKSEPGKGSIFTVEIPIKKDAYNTEDIFDSVPKEVANEEFVPITQIENSFEPSVRKIDPVIKHKILILDDNAELRKYIAEYLSPFYKVYEAENGKEGLEICKNEKPILCVADVMMPVMDGFQFVEALKADENTSHIAVILLTALAENENRIKGYKIGVDGYLVKPFDPSLLKTRIENIIKIYYDLKQKFSGDEEIDILKLAHSQIDIDLITDIKALIDKNINNPKLTPSFISDAMAMSSSKIYRKIKQLTDVTPNELIRIIRLRKSIELLKTKNYNVSEVATMVGFNDPLYFSRCFKKQFGKSPSSFIK, encoded by the coding sequence TAGGTACGTTTGGAGGTTTAAATAGGTTTGATGGTTATCAATTTACGTCTTACTTAAGTGACGATAAAGGAAGTAATAGCTTATTGCACGACGACGTTACGGCATTAGAATTTAATAGCCAGACGAATAATTTGTGGATAGGAACCCGAAAAGGACTTACATTACTAGATCTGGATAAACAAAAGTTCACCACTTTTCTTCCCGATCAATCCAACGCCCACAGTTTACCAGATGAAGAAATAAGAGCAGTGTATCCAGATAGGCAAAATAATGTCTGGGTAGGTACTAAAACATCAGGTCTATTTTTATTTAACCCATCTGAAGAAAAATTTATCAAAATACAATTATCAGGTTTTGAGTATGTAAAAGAAATTTTTGAGGATAGTAAAGGGAATTTATGGATTGGTAGTTTTGGCAATGTTGGTATTGCTAAAATTAGCAGAAAAGAAGACGGTTCAATTGAACATATTCGGTATTATAATTTACCAATTCCTAATTCAGAAGAACTAAATCCGTATATAAACTTTATCTACGAAGATGCAAAAGGCGATCTTTTTGCCGGTACGCGTAAAGGATTATATAAATTTGATGGCGAAACTAATTCCTTTACTAATTTATACATAGAAGATCCAGTAATTAGAGAAAAGCTTGGTCCTTATTTTTTATCTGTTGCAAAAGCTCCAAATGGCAAATATTGGTTAGGTACTTTAGGAGGGCTTTTGGTGTGTGAAGCGCTTGAAGATATCTGTAAAGGAGATTTTTCTTGGAATTATGAAACACTTACCGATGATAGTTCCATAACCGATAATCTAATTTATTCACTTTATTTTGATGCCTCCGGCGTTTTATGGATTGGTACAGAAGATGGATTAGATAAATATGATCCTTATGTGAATGAGTTTAAAATTAGTAGGGAGATCTCTAAATTCATCAATGGGCAGGCGCCGCGAATTAGGGGATTTGCCAGCACCTATGATGATAAGGTTATCGTAGCAACATGGCATAATGGTTTGTTTACTCACGCAAACGATGGCGTTAAACCACTTAATGGAATAAAAGAAAATATAGCAAGTATTTATTCAGCAGACGGTATTCACTTTTATTGTGGTTTATGGGATGGAAGACTACTTGTTTATAATTATAAAACCGGTTTTGAAAGAGTTATAGATGTTGGATTTAAAAATGCACCGATACTCAGTATTTTGAAGTACGATAACACGCTAGTAATTGGATCTTTTGGTGAGGGAATAAGGTTTATCAATGCCAGCTCTTTTACTCCAAGCGATATTGAACCTCTATTGCCTGATTACGATATTAATAAAATAAAAAAATATAAAGATGAAATTTGGGTGGCTACAGAGGCCGGAGTAGTTGCCTACAATTTAAAGACAGCAGCAATAAACAAATATGAGCAAATTACCTCGCATCCAGAAATGCCATATGACAATGTAAGTGATATACTAATCGATGAAGAAAATAATACGATCTGGGCAGCCACACGATTGGGTTTAGCTCGGTATGATGCTAAAAAAGATCACTTTTCTAATCAGGAAATACCAAAGTCGTTAACCAACAGATGGGTCACAGATATTGTGGCTACACCCCAAGGAGATCTTTGGCTTAACCAAAATAATAATAGTATAGCAAAATATAATATTGCACAAAATACGACCAAGATTTATAATGTAAGAAGTGGTAATAGATTAGATATTTTTAGCTCAAATGGATTTTTCAATTTCAATAACGAGAGTATATATTTAGCAGGGAAAGATGGGATTATTTATTTTACACCTTATCAAATTAGCGAAAATCTATTCAGTCCTAAACCTATTATAACAGAGTTTAAAGTTCAGAATAAAGAAATAATACCAGGAACTAAGATAGATGGGCATGTGCCGTTACAAGAAGATATCAATAAAAGTAAGAAAGTAAAATTGCAATATGCCAACAGAAGTTTTTCTATTCAGTTTGCGACGCCTTCTTTTACAAATGAACGTCTTAATAAATTTCAATATAAATTAGAAGGTTTTGATAAAGATTGGATCGAAACAGGTAGTGATGTAAGAACTGTTCAGTATACAAATCTTTACCCTGGAGATTATATTTTTAAATTAAGAGCTAGTAATAGCAACGGTATATGGAGTGAAACTTCAGAATACAATATAGAGGTAGATCATCCATTCTGGCTCAGTTTTAAAGGTGTACTTCTTATCTTATTTTTTATAGGAATTCTTTTCTATTTTATAAGAAAACAAGTAAAAATAAGAATTGCGCTAAAGCGTGAATTGCTATTGGAAAAGGTAAAAAGAGAAAGAGACGAAAAGCTGAATAATGATAAACTTAGATTTTTTACTAATATTTCTCACGAACTGCGAACTCCTTTAACTCTTATTTTAGGTCCGGTAAAACAAATATTAGATTTAAATAATCAAGACGAATATTTAAAAAGCAGAGCTAATCTTATCTATCAAAATGCAAATAGACTACTTAGATTGGTCAACCAGATTTTAGATTTTAGGAGGGCAGAAACTGGAGAATTAAAATTAAGAGTCCGACAGTCTGAAATTTTGGTTAGTACCAGGAATATTTTCAATTCATTTCTAGAAATGGCTCATGCAAAAAGCATAAACTTGAATTTAAATGTCGAAGAAGAACAGATAATCTGTTGGATCGATATGGATAAATACAAAAAAGTGCTTTATAATTTAATGTCCAACGCTATTAAATTTACGAATAATCAGGGTAATGTTGATCTTTATCTAAGTTACAAAGGAGAAAATAACGAATATCTTTTTTTAGAGATTAGCGATGATGGTATAGGGATTCCTCCAGAAAGTCAGGAGAAAATATTTTCGAGATTTTATCAGGCAGAGAATAGTCAAGATAATACAACCGGGACAGGTATTGGTTTGTCTTTAGTAAAAGCATTAGTAGAAATCCATAAAGGCAGCATTTTCGTTAAAAGTGAGCCTGGCAAAGGCAGCATTTTCACAGTAGAAATTCCTATAAAGAAAGATGCTTACAATACAGAAGATATTTTTGATTCTGTGCCTAAAGAAGTTGCCAATGAAGAATTTGTGCCAATTACGCAAATAGAAAATTCATTTGAGCCCTCTGTAAGAAAGATCGATCCTGTGATCAAGCATAAAATTCTAATCTTAGATGATAATGCTGAATTAAGAAAATATATTGCTGAATATCTTTCCCCTTTTTATAAAGTATATGAAGCCGAAAATGGGAAAGAAGGATTAGAAATCTGTAAAAATGAAAAACCTATTTTATGCGTTGCAGATGTTATGATGCCAGTTATGGATGGTTTCCAATTTGTAGAGGCTCTGAAGGCAGATGAAAATACCAGTCACATTGCAGTAATTTTATTAACCGCATTAGCAGAGAATGAAAACCGTATCAAAGGATATAAAATTGGGGTAGATGGATATTTAGTTAAGCCTTTTGATCCTTCGTTGCTAAAAACCAGAATTGAAAATATTATCAAGATATATTATGATCTTAAACAAAAATTTTCTGGTGACGAAGAGATAGATATTCTAAAGCTTGCTCACTCTCAAATCGATATAGATCTCATCACAGATATCAAAGCATTAATAGATAAAAACATCAATAATCCAAAGCTTACGCCTAGTTTCATAAGTGATGCTATGGCAATGAGTTCCTCAAAGATTTACAGAAAAATAAAACAACTTACCGATGTTACGCCAAATGAGCTTATTCGCATTATTAGATTAAGAAAATCTATAGAACTTTTAAAGACAAAAAATTATAATGTGAGTGAAGTTGCCACAATGGTAGGCTTTAATGATCCTTTATATTTTAGCCGATGTTTTAAAAAGCAGTTTGGTAAATCTCCTAGTAGTTTTATAAAATAA
- a CDS encoding T9SS type B sorting domain-containing protein: MKKTLLFLFFLSLQCLTAQITLDHNIGTNLIDSGMPSCEEDESWARIFKVSDFGVGPGEQLLIRSAEIGLLQTNPGASMYFSVGGFVDYNGKTPGYENPYNSLGQRGLGSPPIVTGVPEIFSYQFEQPIVVPANYEYIILIFHKQDDHYNPESSLFKVAGTANDTGESWYMGCDQRYLWRNTNELPTPIPNANFYINAKADIVPLELTGSTTRLSHNTCDDIIETDIYSCKDSFIYWARDFQLAEYGISNDEEFVIKSGQVAVNKTGWTANLTFNIYEIDDNFPYSFSEDDLIGSSQTERLQPDIGRSSQVITINFETPVTVPSGVKRILVEVHKGIIGGQGVAFIAGSSQDTGTSWQRNCTPNHDNIYRSTADFGFPDANFYINVTGDVKHKSNTFSMSISNICSEFLKEFSIEDDVQLASVQWDFGDPASGTDNTSNQLSPYHDFSQDGTYTITARVTGKDGRIESLSETMDVKEPPTAYGINDVYTCETTAGTGISNGFDLSNVEQQALQGQTGKVITYIDGTGTSYDALPNPFTNRVINRETIKVRVAHADNPCCYSETSFDLIVNPLPHINPIDDLVFCDTDTDGFTTFDISSLRNNLLGSQPDLELTLIHEDGQQIMEPLPQKVSNKVSNQETIRVQVLNTRTGCSSESSLKLIVSNIPNIGSLPDLIGCDDNNDGISEYFDTSQIESLALNGQTGMEVTYYDASGNTLSNPLPNPYTNSIPNTETLTVRVTNSQTGCYAETKLNLITSAKPQINQPTTRFACNAGNGYSTFDLSSLEQELIGSKTGLSIYYFDKNGTALSSPLPDDFQNTSAWSQRIAIRVENSSNPLCFTETFLDLKVKELPELDIAENFVICDNEPGLRLSRSETFDSWQWEDPTGTIISNSSEAYLSLEGDYILTVGENQDGIMCTNSYAFKLKRSEPPAIQKVDFADWSDNNYIKIQASGEGDFEYSIDGINFQDSELFPFISGGVYDVTVRDKAGCGTDSNEVILVDYKKFFTPNGDGFNDYWQIEGIDAFPYATISIYDRYGKLLRQLTPQDTGWDGTFNSGQMPSDDYWFHVDLGNGRVYKNHFTLKR, encoded by the coding sequence TTGAAAAAAACACTGTTATTCCTTTTCTTCTTGTCATTACAGTGCTTAACTGCACAAATAACATTAGACCATAATATAGGCACTAATCTTATAGATTCTGGAATGCCATCATGTGAGGAAGATGAATCATGGGCACGTATCTTTAAAGTATCTGATTTTGGCGTCGGTCCTGGAGAGCAACTACTCATTCGATCTGCTGAAATAGGGCTACTGCAAACAAATCCCGGAGCATCTATGTATTTTAGTGTAGGAGGCTTTGTAGATTATAATGGTAAAACGCCAGGCTATGAAAACCCTTATAATAGTCTGGGGCAGCGAGGTCTGGGCAGCCCCCCGATTGTTACAGGAGTACCTGAAATATTCTCATATCAATTTGAGCAACCTATCGTGGTTCCCGCAAATTATGAATACATAATTCTAATTTTTCATAAACAAGATGACCACTACAATCCCGAATCTTCATTGTTTAAAGTAGCAGGTACAGCCAATGATACCGGAGAATCCTGGTATATGGGTTGTGACCAGAGATATCTGTGGCGAAACACGAATGAGCTGCCAACACCGATTCCTAATGCTAATTTTTATATTAATGCTAAAGCAGACATCGTTCCGTTAGAACTTACGGGCTCAACCACCCGTCTCAGTCACAATACCTGTGATGACATTATAGAGACCGATATTTACTCCTGTAAAGACAGCTTTATTTATTGGGCCAGAGACTTTCAACTTGCAGAATATGGCATTTCAAATGATGAAGAATTTGTTATCAAATCTGGACAAGTAGCTGTTAATAAAACTGGGTGGACAGCCAATTTAACCTTTAATATATACGAGATTGACGATAACTTTCCCTATTCGTTTTCTGAAGACGATTTAATAGGTAGTAGTCAAACAGAACGGCTACAGCCAGATATAGGGCGCTCATCTCAGGTTATTACTATTAACTTTGAAACTCCGGTTACTGTTCCTTCAGGCGTAAAACGAATTCTTGTAGAAGTGCATAAAGGTATAATTGGTGGTCAAGGTGTAGCATTTATAGCGGGTTCTTCTCAAGATACAGGCACTTCATGGCAACGCAACTGTACACCTAATCATGATAATATATACAGATCAACAGCAGACTTTGGATTTCCTGACGCAAATTTTTACATCAATGTTACTGGCGATGTAAAACATAAATCAAATACTTTCTCTATGAGTATTTCGAATATTTGCTCAGAGTTTTTAAAAGAATTCAGCATTGAGGATGACGTACAATTGGCTAGCGTACAATGGGACTTTGGAGATCCGGCATCAGGTACAGATAATACCTCAAATCAGCTTTCACCATATCATGATTTTTCACAGGATGGCACCTACACTATAACCGCACGGGTTACCGGTAAAGATGGTCGCATAGAATCCCTGTCTGAAACCATGGATGTAAAAGAACCCCCTACCGCTTACGGTATCAACGATGTTTATACCTGTGAAACAACAGCCGGCACAGGAATTTCCAATGGTTTTGATTTAAGCAATGTTGAGCAGCAAGCCCTACAAGGCCAAACAGGTAAAGTTATAACTTATATTGACGGTACCGGTACAAGCTATGATGCCTTACCTAATCCCTTTACCAATAGGGTTATAAATCGAGAGACTATTAAAGTACGTGTGGCTCATGCAGATAATCCGTGTTGCTATTCGGAAACCTCATTTGATCTTATTGTTAACCCATTACCTCATATAAACCCTATTGATGATCTTGTCTTTTGTGATACCGACACAGACGGATTCACCACTTTTGATATATCTAGTTTAAGAAACAACCTCTTGGGTAGCCAGCCTGATCTTGAGCTTACTCTAATACACGAAGACGGCCAGCAAATCATGGAGCCACTTCCACAAAAGGTGTCCAATAAGGTTTCCAATCAGGAAACAATCAGGGTTCAAGTGTTAAACACGCGTACTGGATGTTCTTCAGAATCATCACTTAAACTTATTGTGAGTAATATACCAAATATTGGAAGCCTCCCCGATCTCATTGGTTGCGACGACAATAATGACGGCATTTCCGAATATTTTGATACCTCGCAAATTGAAAGCCTGGCGCTTAACGGGCAAACCGGAATGGAAGTTACCTATTATGATGCATCTGGAAATACGTTATCAAACCCATTACCCAACCCGTATACCAACAGCATTCCCAACACCGAAACCCTTACTGTACGGGTAACCAACTCCCAAACAGGTTGCTACGCAGAAACAAAATTAAACCTCATTACATCTGCTAAACCTCAAATCAATCAACCCACAACGCGCTTTGCGTGTAATGCCGGGAACGGGTATTCCACTTTTGATTTAAGTAGTCTCGAACAAGAACTCATTGGCTCGAAAACTGGATTAAGTATTTATTACTTTGATAAAAACGGAACAGCATTATCATCGCCCCTTCCTGATGATTTTCAGAATACTTCAGCCTGGTCGCAACGTATTGCTATACGTGTTGAAAACAGTTCAAACCCGTTGTGCTTTACTGAAACCTTTTTAGACTTAAAAGTAAAAGAACTTCCAGAACTAGACATCGCTGAAAATTTTGTGATTTGTGACAATGAACCCGGTTTACGACTTTCAAGAAGCGAAACCTTTGACAGTTGGCAATGGGAGGATCCCACAGGTACTATCATTTCCAATTCTTCAGAAGCTTACCTAAGTCTTGAAGGGGATTACATACTTACCGTTGGCGAAAACCAAGATGGAATAATGTGTACCAATTCTTATGCTTTTAAATTGAAAAGGTCAGAACCACCAGCCATTCAGAAAGTAGATTTTGCAGATTGGTCTGATAACAACTATATAAAAATCCAAGCCTCAGGGGAAGGAGATTTTGAATACAGTATAGATGGCATTAATTTTCAAGACAGCGAACTATTCCCATTCATTTCGGGTGGTGTGTATGATGTTACAGTACGCGATAAAGCCGGATGTGGAACGGATTCTAACGAAGTGATTTTAGTTGATTATAAAAAATTCTTTACCCCTAATGGCGACGGCTTTAATGACTACTGGCAAATTGAAGGCATCGATGCATTTCCCTATGCTACAATAAGTATCTACGATCGCTATGGTAAACTACTTAGACAACTCACTCCTCAAGATACAGGTTGGGATGGCACGTTTAATTCCGGTCAAATGCCTTCAGATGATTATTGGTTTCACGTTGATTTAGGAAATGGACGAGTTTATAAAAATCATTTTACGCTGAAGCGTTAA